One Streptomyces sp. 840.1 genomic window, CGGGCGTCGGGTTCTCGAACAGGACCCGGATCCCCATCTCCGCGTCGAGGCTCTCGCTCACGTTCGCCACCAGGCGAGCGGCGAGCATCGAGTGTCCGCCGATGGCGAAGAAGTCGTCATCGGCGGACACCGCCCGCAGCTCCATGGTCTCCGCCCAGAGTTCGCACACCACGGACAGCAGGGCGTCGTCGCCGGTGCGGACGGGCGCCGGGGCGCCGTGCGTCACGAACTCGGCGCCGGAGACCAGGTGCACGGCGCCGGCCGGGCTCAGACGCGCGGTGAGGCCCGTCGGGACGATGCGGCCCTCGTGGACGACGGACAGCGGGGCGGGTGTGTAGGCGGACAGCGGATGGGCTCCGTCGCCGAGCACCAGCCGGCCGGGGCCGGGTGCGAGCACGACCGGCCATTCCCGGGGCAGCGCGGTGAGATCCACGGCCAGCACCGTGTCCGTGCCGGGCAGGGGGAGCATACGGATGACGCGCTGCCCGGGTCTCTCCCGCAGCCGTGCGAGTTCGGTGTCGGGGATCGCGCTGTCCACGACGGTCAGGGCGCCGGACCCTGGCTTTCCGCCGGTGGCGCTCAGGGCCGCCCTGAGGGGTGCCCCCGCCTCGTGGGCCGCACGGCGTACGTCGTCGCCGGGGCCGGAGGCGAACGCGAGCCCCGACAGGGGCTCCCGGGGCGCGTCGAGCAGTGCCCCGAGGAGGAGCTCGTAGTCCCTCATCAGCTCGGCGATGCCCTGCTCGGTGTAGATCGCGGTGTCGTACTCGATCCAGGCCGCGGTCACCTCCGCGGTGGCCTCGAACTCGACGATGGTGTCGAACCGGCCCCGTCCCCGGTGGACTTCGACCGGTTCGGCGGGAAGTCCGCCGAACGAGGTGGTGCCCAGTGCGTCGAGCCGGGGGAGGAAGAGGTGCTGGATGAGCGGGGTCCGGCTGGGATCGCGGGCGGGCCTCGCCAGGGCGAGGATGCGGCTCAGCGCCAGCCGTTCGTGGTCCACGGCGCTCGCCACGGTGTTCCCGCAGCGTTCGGTCAGCACCTCGAAGGAGGGATCGCCGCCCACGTCGAGGCGCAGGGGCAGCGTGTTCGCGAACTGGCCGACGAGATCTGCCGTTCCCGGGGCGGACCGGTTCGCCGCGAGGACGCCGAGGACGAAGTCGCGGGCCCCGGTGGATTTGTTGACCAGTGCGGCGAAGCCGGCCAGCGACACGGTGTAGGCCGTGGTGCGGTGTTCGCGGGCGAAGGCCAGCAGCCTGGGGCCGAGGGCCTGGGCGAACCGGAACTCGCTGCGGCGCCCCTCGGTGCCCTTCAGCGCGGGGCGGGGGCGGTCGGTCCGCAGGTCGAGCGCGCTGGGGACGCCCGCGAGGGTCTCCCGCCAGAACTCCCCGTCGGTCCGCTCCGCGACCGGGAGCAGCACCTCGCGCTCCCACCGCGCGAAGTCCGTGTACTGCAGGCCGGGTTCCGGCACGGGGGAGGCGACCCCGGCGAGTGCCGCCGCGTAGTCCCGGCTCAGCTCGTCCACGATGACACGGACGGCGGTGATGTCGGCGATCACGTGGTGGACGGAGAGGACGAGGACGTGGCTGTCCTCGGTGAGCTTCACCACCAGGAGACCGAACAGCGGACCCGTCGCCACGTCGACAGGGGCCGCGGCGAACGCACGCGTCGCGGCGTGCATCGCCGGCTCCCGCCCGCCGGCCGGTTCCGCGCTCAGGTCGAGCCAGGTCAGTGGGGGTGCGGCGGGGACGGGCGGCACACGAAGGACCGGTTCGCCGTCCGAGTCGGCCACCGTGCTGCGCAGAATCTCGTGCCGGGCTATCAGCGCGGATACCGCGTGGGTGAGAGCGGACGGAGAGAGCGCGCCCCTGATCCGCATAGCGGTGCATTCATTCTGGGCCGCGCCGGAACCACCGGCGTTGAGAAAGTGCTGTTGGATAGGAGCGAGCGGCACACCGGATATCTTCCCCTGCATATGTCC contains:
- a CDS encoding condensation domain-containing protein is translated as MHATDAIVAKYGTHCHCRVPSTNLLGRHVVVSLDGGHMQGKISGVPLAPIQQHFLNAGGSGAAQNECTAMRIRGALSPSALTHAVSALIARHEILRSTVADSDGEPVLRVPPVPAAPPLTWLDLSAEPAGGREPAMHAATRAFAAAPVDVATGPLFGLLVVKLTEDSHVLVLSVHHVIADITAVRVIVDELSRDYAAALAGVASPVPEPGLQYTDFARWEREVLLPVAERTDGEFWRETLAGVPSALDLRTDRPRPALKGTEGRRSEFRFAQALGPRLLAFAREHRTTAYTVSLAGFAALVNKSTGARDFVLGVLAANRSAPGTADLVGQFANTLPLRLDVGGDPSFEVLTERCGNTVASAVDHERLALSRILALARPARDPSRTPLIQHLFLPRLDALGTTSFGGLPAEPVEVHRGRGRFDTIVEFEATAEVTAAWIEYDTAIYTEQGIAELMRDYELLLGALLDAPREPLSGLAFASGPGDDVRRAAHEAGAPLRAALSATGGKPGSGALTVVDSAIPDTELARLRERPGQRVIRMLPLPGTDTVLAVDLTALPREWPVVLAPGPGRLVLGDGAHPLSAYTPAPLSVVHEGRIVPTGLTARLSPAGAVHLVSGAEFVTHGAPAPVRTGDDALLSVVCELWAETMELRAVSADDDFFAIGGHSMLAARLVANVSESLDAEMGIRVLFENPTPGMLTTELRRRYPHLDDVLRLVASEPDPDPAPESEAAGRPAPAPRQDSGERLVPLLSAQQQLWLAEQVNPGLLTHTIPLLLRLDGPLDSDALRAAVGDIVARQAGLRGTFVEIDGEPMQRIAPFLGFDVPMTDLSHLPPQTLRKQSRALEEETAYGGFDITSEPLLRARLVRLGEQEHVLHLLFHHLVTDEVSMTVFMRELSAFYNARTGQGAVRLDELALDFAELAAGEQELLASPEGDRLRRFWRGTLAGAPELCLPTDRPRPPRPTHEGEFLERRVSRELAEAMSRLAREHRVTAYTVFLTTVVVLLHRLSGQSDFVVGVPTENRSRRGSEQLMGCFLNVVPVRVDCSGDPAFGELLDRVSTSLLLSYDHQRLPFADILDAVRPDRQADRHPLYQVTCELQLADWMPLDLNGCASRYELLSHGTARYELSFHGVIREDAFLVMLEINTGLWERETGLRHIDHVVELLTEVTAEPHTPVSRLDIRPRSQE